Proteins encoded together in one Mastacembelus armatus chromosome 15, fMasArm1.2, whole genome shotgun sequence window:
- the LOC113132262 gene encoding myelin and lymphocyte protein-like: MASTSGDVLPTGSRIFTSIPEIFFIPEFVFGGLVWMLVASNYVSPQNPMGWVMFVSVFCFVLTTLWFFIFLCGCNMSSIWPSLDVFYHFVAVVFYLSASVILAYFTIGIGQVVNSGSSLTPDALLKIYRLQISAVVMSYLATLLYFLHTIFSAIRWRRS; this comes from the exons ATGGCTTCCACCTCAGGTGATGTTCTGCCTACAGGCAGTAGGATCTTCACCTCCATTCCTGAAATATTCTTCATTCCTGAGTTT GTGTTTGGAGGTTTGGTCTGGATGCTGGTGGCGTCAAACTATGTGAGCCCTCAAAACCCCATGGGTTGGGTGATGTTCGTCTCCGTTTTCTGCTTTGTACTGACGACACTGTGgttcttcatcttcctctgcgGATGCAATATGAGCAGCATCTGGCCCTCTCTG GATGTATTTTACCATTTTGTGGCAGTGGTCTTCTACCTCAGTGCATCAGTGATTCTGGCTTACTTTACTATTGGCATTGGCCAGGTTGTTAATTCGGGTTCATCTCTCACTCCTGATGCCCTTCTGAAAATCTACAGACTACAGATTTCAGCAGTG gtgatGTCCTACTTAGCCACTCTTCTGTACTTCCTCCACACCATTTTCTCTGCCATCCGATGGAGAAGGTCCtaa
- the LOC113131401 gene encoding myelin and lymphocyte protein-like, with the protein MAATTAQPMGSLPSGLGICTTFPDIFYLPELVFGGLVWILVASTLVDPPNPLGWVMFVSVFCFVMTFLWMIIFTAGGHKNGAGWAAADAAYHGLAAFFYLSAGVVLAYITLGKKRQDPLKIYQIDIAAVVFAFLAMFFYFIHTILSAIRWKSF; encoded by the exons ATGGCTGCAACTACTGCTCAGCCTATGGGAAGCCTGCCCAGTGGCCTGGGAATATGCACCACGTTCCCGGACATCTTTTATCTGCCTGAACTG GTGTTTGGTGGTTTGGTGTGGATCCTGGTGGCGTCGACCCTTGTTGACCCTCCAAACCCTCTGGGCTGGGTGATGTTTGTCTCCGTCTTCTGCTTCGTCATGACCTTCCTCTGGATGATCATCTTCACTGCTGGGGGTCATAAGAATGGAGCTGGCTGGGCTGCTGCT gacGCTGCATACCACGGCCTGGCAGCATTCTTCTATCTCAGCGCAGGCGTGGTTTTGGCTTATATCACCTTGGGGAAAAAACGTCAAGACCCGTTGAAAATCTACCAGATTGACATTGCAGCTGTG gtttTTGCCTTTTTGGCCATGTTCTTCTATTTCATCCACACCATCCTCTCTGCCATCCGATGGAAAAGCTTCTGA